In Fragaria vesca subsp. vesca linkage group LG5, FraVesHawaii_1.0, whole genome shotgun sequence, the genomic stretch TTTTTTTTTGTTAAAATAGAAGCTGTCACATCCCGACCGGTAAATTTTTACCTTATTTACTAGCTTGGTTATAATAAGAATTTTACCGTCTCCGTCATTGAGGTTATAGTTTTAATTGGTCCATAGAGGGGTTTCGGGGACGGTTATGTGCGGAGGATTATTCGTAGGAATAAAATATGACGACGGTAAAAATGGTAAATTTTAACTAGTAAAAGGTAATTTTTATTTGGGTATTATTTTTTCGGGGTGTTTTATTTTGGAGTGGGTTGTTATATGGTGTTGGACCGGGTGGGTGTGAGGCCCAAACACCCATTTCTTTTCCCTCTCTCTTCTTCTCTCCCTCCCGGCCTCATCCCCGAGTTTTCCCGTAGCCGAAACTTCCGGCCGCTCGTCCGCCGCTCGTTCGGCCACCAACCACCGCCGCACCGGTCCCGTTCGGTCAACCTCTAACCCAGAAACCTCCCTGGACCGGTGAGAGGAGCCCTAGCGCCACCGTGAGAGAGCGGTGCCGTCCGAAATGTTTGACTGCCCAGAACTTCCGGTCGTCGAAACTTCCTCCTTCGGCCACCAATCCGGGCAAGCCTTATATGGTTTTGAAGCTCTCCTCCCGTGCATCAATCCTTCCAAAAGGCTCACTCCCTCTTGAGCTAGGTAAGGAGAAATTTAAAGTTGAAATCCTAGGGCTCTTTAGGTGTTTGTGTTTGATTGCCCTAGCTAGGCTTGGATTTTGTGTTTGTGCTAGTTAGGAAAGTTGTAGAGGGAGTTGAGAGGAAGATGCAGTTAAAATTTGGTGGGCATTGGAGGTCGCTGGAATCGGCCTCCGGCCACCGCCGGCGCGGCCGCTGGTTGGGAGTTTTGTATAGTTTTAAATGTAGAATATTAAGGGGAGTTTAATGATGTGAACTTTGGAATTTTTGGATGAGTTTTGGATAGGTTTGTGAATTTCCGAAGTTTGGTAATTTTGGCGGATTAATAAGGTAGAATCCGGCCGTAGGATTTAAGTCATTTTCTGGGGGAAGTTGTAATTACGGTTGCCGATTATGATATTAAAGTTGGATCGTTTCGTTTTAGGAAAGGCGAAGTTGGGTAAGGATGAGCGTGGTTGCGGCTCATATTTAATTTTGCCTATTTTGTTTAAATATTGGATTTTAGTTGGGAATTTAATTATATATTTGTACCAGGGTTTGAGGAAACCTCATTGGAGTGGCGATTTGGATTTCGTCGGGATTATGCCTAGAGTTGTGAGTGGACGTTCGTTTTAAATTATAAGCATGCGGTGATTTCATTTTAAATGAATGATTTTATTGAATATCAATTTGTGGAATTGTTTATTTTCGCGAAGTTATTTTTGGAAGTAAATGCTCTTATTTTATTTTGTTAACTTCGCTATTTGGAAAGTTACCGGAAATGAGATTTTCGGTGTAGCCATATATTTATTGCTTCTTTTGCAATTGGCAATTTTTATTATTTTTGAAGAGTTACCGAAAATGAGATTTTCGGTGAGTATGTATATATATATATATATATATATATATATATCCATATTTGAATGATTATGAGAATAATATGTATATGAAGGAATGCTAGCTAGCTATACGTGCTTTTCCACCATACTGAGGTAAAAATTCCATTATGGTGCGACGTGAGTGTTAGACGCAATCGTCGTAGCCTTATATAAATATAATAATTTATATAGGGGATATGCTCGTATATATTTATACATCGTCTTTTTCACCATAATGAGGTAAAATGCCATTATGGTGTGACGTGAGCGTTAGACCCAAGCGTCGTAGCTTTGTGTGAATTTTCTATTTGTCTTTGTTGTTTCAAGAAAATTCATACAAGGGATATGACTGAGTGTAATACATACATATTTTATTTTAGCCTGAGAGGCTGTATTTTATTGAGCTTTAGAGACTGGCCGGAGCTAGTCATGAAATTGCCAGTTTTTGTGTTGAGCGTTTTTGAGCAGTCGCATGCAGCATATTTTCTATGGAAATGTAATTGGGAAATCATAAATATTTTCATTAAATTTATGTTTTTGTCCACTCACTCTAACGTGTTTCAAATGTTTTCCCCTGGGCCCTTCGTTTTAAAAATGCCCAGCTTGCAGGTTAGCTTAATTGAGGTCGAGCGTACATGGAGATGAGGCATAGTCATCATATAACTTCCGCTTGTTAATTTATTTTGTTTCCTTTCTTCTTGTTAGAGTTGCTCTGAACCTATAAATGGTTGGATATGAGATTTGTTTAGATTAGTAAATTTTGGGTGGTGTTGTGATTTGGGGAGCACGAAGGCTCTAGGAGTAGAGGATTATAAATGGATTCTTTTGAAGTGTATGCAGGTATTATTAAGAAGGGTTGTTCATTTTCAAGAGAGGTTATGCCGAATTTTTCGGTAAACTTTCCATGGAGGTGGTCCCCGCAGGATTTACTTCGGGTTTCAGAGTGAAATTCGGGGTGGGTTCTAACAGAAGCAATAAGCCGTGGATATGGCATTTGATAGTTTTTATCTCCAGTGAAAATGTTTATGAATTTGTTTGATATCTTGCATAGATAAATACAAAACTGAAAAATAAATACAATACTGACTCATCAAATTCTTGAGAAAAATTGCAACGATCCAAAGATGGTCATAAGAACTCTTGCATAAAGATCTAAATACCGCAAATAAAACAGAGGTAAAGTCTTTATGTACGTTTACTGTAGGAAATTATCGGTTTTGAGATTTATGTGGAGTTTGATTATTCAAAATGAAACAAAATGTGGAGTCTTGCTAACTACTGGTCTCAATTTTGTTGCTTTTGTGGTTGCTTGACTTTCTTTGGTATATATGCACTTTTATTAGTCTTTTCTTATGTTTCCTTCTTTTATATATAGATCTGTAGGGTTTCCATTTATTTTCTGTTGAAGTCTTGCATTTTGCGATAAGCAAAAGATTGAGTTCTGCTAGAACTTGAAGGACTTTCTGATAAAGTTCATAATTTCATAGATAGACCGGGACTATGAGGATTATAAGTTATTATAGAATCTTAAATCTTAAAGTGTAACACTGGAATGAGAAATACATTTACAACAATATAGAGATGGGGTATTGAGATGACAAATAATTAAAGATACCAAGACAGTAGATAATTGAACGTATGGATATAAATTTCTTAATAGACCTCATTTAATTCTTTTGCTTCTTTATATAAACTTAGTTGGCTTTGGTCAAAATGCTAAAGTAGATACCACATAATCAAGAAACTAAAATATACAACAAGAGGGCATGTGTCCTAGAGTAGTAATGTTTCTTGCCACAGATGGTTTACTCTTGGTGTGGTCTGTGACAGACATTAAAAATATATAGTAAAATGGGATTATTGCTCTTTGTTTTGTTTTTGTTTTTTTTTTTGTTGGGTCTGAATAGCTTTACTCAATACAATATATTTTGCATTTGAGTTAATGGTGGTGCACTGGCTTTAATGAAGATATGCCATAGTCTCCTCAAAACATGTATTGGCTTCTAGTAATATATGATTTACATTCACTTTGTATAATGATTAACGCTGATAAACTTCCAGTATAATGTATTCATCTGGCTATCAGCATATGTGCAGGTAAAAAAATAGACTAGCATTGTGGATACATACTTTAGGATGGGCATAGAGAAGTAAAGAATGAGCATATGTCATTGGATTTAGGTTTAGGCTTGCATCATGTATAGATAGGTTAGTTAAACTCAACTAGGTAGTATCACTCTGAAACTCCAATTGTTTTCTATACATGTATAAAATGAAGCAGCATATTGATTTATCATTTTAACTGAACATGATATCATAATGGCTATTCTTTTGATTCCTTAGAATGAACTATTTTCAATAACCATATTCTTAAATTTCTACCTATTCCATTATATAGAATACAAATTTTGTTGACAAAAAATCCCGTAGCAACACACAGGTATCTTTCTAGTAAAACACCATATAGAATGCCAGTAATGAGTAATCTCAGTGTTCTCACCATTCCACCGTAACCATTGCTCTATTTTCAACTCTTTCAACACAAGCTAAGGTGTCTTGTCCAATATATCATACCCCAATGTAAATCGTGATACGGATTGCAATTTCAGCATCAATTTGAAAAGATACTTAACTTGAAATCTGACATAGTATCTTAATTGAAAACCAAAAAATAGCGAGGCGTTAAAGCCATATAGTCAACATAGAGATAAAATCCCAAATATCCAAGTTACCAACCAAAAACCTAAATAGACTTTGACAGTACAAACGATAAACAAAAGAGATCTCTCCATAGAAGCTTTCTAGAAGCGGCCGATTCCCCAAACTCTGATGACGCCATCGGTATATCCACTGAACAATGTGCTTCCATCTGCACTCCAGTTCAAGCTAGTACAGTAGATAACCTGCAATTACATGAAAAAAAAAAATAAGCCAACAGAAACAATCACAAAGACCTATCGTTTCAAATATGCAGGCAAAAGAATTTGACCATGGACTATGAATGCAGAAAACTCATGAACTATTTCACCAACCAGACAACAAGTGGTATTCACCACACAAAAAAACCTACTATAATTTTTGAGAAAAATCAAATCTGATAATCAATAATCCCAATACTAAAGCAGAGGTGATATACTAGAATTCACTTGCCAGATGTACACACAAACACAGAAACAAACCACTTAAAATATAGACCGTGAGATCATAACAAGTGCAAAAGGCTTCACAACAAAAAGAGAGGCTGCACTTATAGAAATCCTTGTAGCACACACTTGCAAATGAAGAACAATCAACATTTTGATTAACTGTGCAACACAACAAGAAGCAAATGACTAACACCACTTTTGATTAACTGTGCAACACAACAAGAAGCAAATGACTAACACCACCTAAGAGCAATGATACTACACAAAAATAACTTGACTTGGAATTTTTTGCAACTCAGCATTATAAACTTTAAAACTTCAAACCAAAGCATCAGTATGTACAGCTATAACAACAAGAAACAATGCTGATTTGTAATCATCTGTCATTGATAAGAAGACATGAAATAAGGATCATAATATCAACGGAACTCAAAACAAATGACAGTTGATCACAAATCTGCATTGTCTACAATAATCAAATGATCAGCATTGTTTCCAAATCGCAATTCCCTACAACATTTCAGCGAATAAAATGGCATTCACACATTTCAAAACCAATCAGATAAGTAACACACAAACAACAACAGGGTATCAATTTCCATGAAGCAAAAAAATATTAAAATCAAAATTCTAATCAAACAACAAAAGGAACCAGTATACCTTCTTCTTGTTGGCAGTGCCGGTCTCCTTTGTCTTCTCGGCCTCTGTCTTCAAATCGACCTTCAAATCCTCAACAATGCTCTTGCTCTCCAAATCCCAGATCTTAATGCTCTGCTCAGTCGCAGCGCACAGCCAGTACCTGTTGGGGCTGAAGCACAGAGCATGAATAATGGCACCAGCATCAAGCGAGTACAGCCTCTTTCCCTCGGCCAAATCCCACAGCAAAATGACTCCATCTTTGCCTCCGCTGGCGCACAAGGAGCCATCAGGAGACACCGCCACGGTGTTGACATAGCCATTGTGGCCCTCGAGGGTGTTCCTCAGCTTGCAGTTGGTCAAGTTCCAGACTTTGACGGTGCGGTCCCACGAGGCCGAGACGATGGTGGGCTGGAGGGTGTTGGGGCTGAACCTGACGCAGCTGACCCAGTCGTTGTGGCCGTCCTGCTCCTGGATGGTGTACTTGCACTCGCCGAGAGTGTTCCAGAGCTTGATCGTGCGGTCGCGGGAGGCCGAGACGATCTGACGGTTGTCGATGGAGAAGGCGACGGAGAGGACGTCCTTGGTGTGGCCGACGAAGCGGCGGGCGGAGACGCCCTGGGCGAGGTCCCAGAGGCGGAGCTCGCCGTCCCAGGAGCCGGAGAGGGCGAACTGGCCGTCGGAGGAGAGGACGACGTCCTGGACGAAGTGGGAGTGGCCGGTGAGGCGGCGGCGGGGGACGCCGTAAGAGTTCTCGTCCTTGTTGAGCTGCCAGAGGATGATGGATTTGTCGCGGGAGGCGGAGACGATCATCTCGGAGTTGTCGATGGGGATGGCGATGGCGGTCACCATGTCGGTGTGGGCCCTCATGGTGCCCTTGAGGACTAGCCCTTCGGAACCCATGGCTCGGCGGCGGCGGCGGCGAGAGAGAGAGAGCTCTAGGGTTTTGGGGGAAAAGAGAGAGCGAGCAAAAGGCGTGAGAGGAAAAATGATAACGAGTGTGTGCTTAAATAAGGGGCAGTGGATATTAGGGTTTTCTTAGAGGCCGGGGTTGAGAGGTTTCGGGTTCTTCGACTTCAAGGCCCATAATTGCTTCTGAAGGGTTTGGACCTTTTGATATTTCTTTTTCTATTTGGGCCTTTAAGACGGTGAGTTCTTTGGTTCGGGTGAGTTAAGAAATTTATAGGTTGTAACCATTTCAGTGTTTGCAGTTTAAATTTTGTAGTGTAAATGTTGTGTGTATCCCATTATAAGTGAACATAAGAGAGTTTGATTAACGTAGCATGAAGTGTTAGACTCGGAATTCATGTTCTACATTCTGTGTAAAGCTGTGACCAGTTTAGTGTTTCTCGGTATTTAATTTTGTAGTGCGAACAGTTTCAAGAATGATTATATATGTTGCGTATCATCCTACTAATACAATCAAGGTTTCGCAAAAGGAAAAAAAAAATTGAGGTAAGACACATCTGACCTAAGTTGCATAATGTGTTACACAAGTAAATGGTCTATTCTTTTTTCTTTTATTTTATTTTATTTTTTTGAGAAAAAAAAGACTATATAGTATGGGGGTAGCCATAAATACACAAAACTATATTGTATAGCCATAAATAAGTCCAAACCCATATAATACAAGTTGCACAACTTATAGGCAAAAGTCCTACACAAAATCATAAATGTGATAACAACAAAATACAGCGATACTATACAAGACCCATGATTTATAGGTCTTCCCCCTCAAAGGTCCCATATTCCCACTTGCCTTTGCATAAACTTTCTCTGATAAACTTCATATAAAAGGGGAATCTTTAAGGCCATCTCCATCTATAAATCCCTCGAATTGAAGGACCCACCGTTACAACCTCATTCCCGGTGGGTTTCCCAAGACCGCGTGCTGCCCTAAACGGAAAGCCCACCGATTCTTCATCGTGTTTTCTACTTGTGTTCTTTTTCTTTGAGCTCCATTGAATTTTGAGGCGCAGTGATGGAGTTTTGGCTCTTCTAGCAGAGAAAAGATGCTTTCTTTCAGGTTAGGCTTTGTAAATCGCAGTGTTTTGTCATCTGGGTCTTTGCTGGTTGGCTCCAATTGTTTGTTTTCTGATTGTGGGTAGTGTTTTAGTGACTCTATTGTGCTTGTTAACTGTTCTAGTTATAGGTTGTTACATTTATATGGATAAGAATTTGCTTGTTTTGGTGAAGTTCATTTGGTTTTGTTGCATTGTTTATGGGTTTATTAGCTTTTGTTGCTTCACTTTTAGTTTTGCTAATGCCATTTGTGATTAGGGGGTTTTGGAGGAGGCATAAGAGGAAGGTGCTTGTTACAACTGGTGTATTAGGAGGTGGATATCTACTGTATAAACTATATAATGCTCACACTCAGAGGCTTGCTGACCTGGAGGCCGAACTCGCCCGCGAGCAAGAGAGCAGTGATGACCTCCTTAAGGCTAAGTAAATACCTATTCCTGTTTCGTTTTCTCGTTGTGATTTTTGGGTTGTTGGTCCCTCTTGCTGCTTGCTTTTTAGTTTCTGATGTTATATCTTTTGTTCTTGTTGATAGAATGCAAGCTCATTTCGAGAGCATTCAGAGCATTGCTGATACAACTACGCTACCTCACGTGATGCACTATTTGAGTAGTCGGATAGCAGAAGAGTTAGATACTACGGACATCACAGAAAGGTTGATGCAAATGAAGGGGAAGTCTCCAGAAAAACTTGAATTGTGGGATAGATTAAAAGTTATAAGTAAGAATCTTTCCTTCTTTGGTACTGATAAATTTGCCGTCTTTGGATTCCATTAGCTTATATGTGTTAACTTTGATTTTAGCTCAGATATAGATGTTGTGATATGCTCACCTTTGGATCTTGTTGTTTTCCAGGCTTCACGAGAATGGTGTTATCGTTGTGGGCAATGACGATGCTTAGCTTGTATATTAGAGTGCAAGTCAATATATTAGGGAGACATTTATACATTGATACTGCACGTGGTTTTGGAAGCTCTCTTATAGTTGTAAGGGCCAATTTCTATCCCAATTTACTTATGCTCCATAGTTCATGAGATTTGTTTGCTTTGATGGAATCATGTTACTATTACAACTGCAGTATGAATCTGATAGTTCTCAGCTTAAGTAGTCTGGTGCAGCTGAACATGCTTACTTAGTATCCATGCACCTGAAATGTTTCTCATTTATTTAATTTAATGAATTCTTCCTTTTCCACTTTAAAATCTATGCTCCCATTTTGTGATATAGGATGAAACATGGTTATAAGGTTACAGACTATGACACCTAATTCTAGGGTGTTGAAAGACTAAATAGGATGGCGGTAGTCTTCCCTAATTGTCAATGTCATTAAGGAGATGTTAGATAGATCTTTTGGAGAAGCTCTTTTAGAAATCTTACCAGAAGAATTTTGGAATAGGAAAGATCAGGCTGTGTTGCTGGGAGATAGAACGGGTTGGATATCGATATGGGAGAATGGGAGGTGAAGTGTGATTGACATATTTCTAGACTTGCTCTTATGCTTTGTGTAAGAAATTCTAATAATCTGTCTTCTTCTACCTACAAATTGTAGTGATTTCTTCTCTTACATCGGGATATTGGCTGTAGAGTGTGGTCACCTGCCTTTTAATTTGTTTGTGGTTGGCTACCTGGTGTTCTTTAGCCTTTCTTGAGGGTCTGCATTACTGAACTGTATGTCAGTGTCATGGATGATGCTTGTTTAAATGTTAAATATAGCATGATTTTAAGTTGTGAGTTTGTGACTGTCTGATTGATGCCTCTAAAATATTAAATATAGCATTGTTACTTGTATAAACTCTTACCCATTGACTGACTGCTTTAGGACTTTGCACAGTTTTATATCATATGTTCTTATCTGGCTCAGTCTTTACTCAGTCACATCTGTGCTAATTTGTAATACCACTTATATTAGGCCTTCTGCAATGTGAACCTTAAATTACTCTTGGATATAATGTGTTTTTGTATGTATGTTTACAGGAGGATGCTGAACTCATTGATAGGGACGACCAACAGAAGTTTCTAGCAAGTTCTGATTATCTGTCCACTTATGGCATGCCTTCTTTAATTCTACATATCCAGGCAGCAGCAATAGAAGTTCTTAATGGGTAAGCTTTGTTGTACCATCTATAGTGGTCAATGTCCAAGCATTGAATCTATTGGCAATAAGTTTTTATACTTGAAAGTTGAAACTACCATAACTTTATGAGCACTCCTAAGTTGGAATATATAGAACAACTTCAGTCTCACTAGCACCCACCATAGTAAATGCTCAGGGACTTTTGCTGAAGATGCATCAGATTTTCTAGGTATAGAAATCTTACTGACCGTCTTGGAAAATATGGTCATGTGCAGAAAGCAGCTAACCGATCGATTCAATACCGCAGTTCTCCGTGATACTATTATGCAAATACTTGACAAGTTCATGGGCACAGGAAGTCCCCATCACTGGGTGAACTACTTGATGCCTGAGGATGCTCGTTGGGCCGAACTAGCGACGGCCTTCAGCAGTGATAGCACAGTTCTTCCGGATGTCACCAAATTTGAACAACTTACGTTGGAGACACGGTCAGTGATATCAAGGTATGTTTGTGGCTTTTTGAGTGCAATACTCTGCTATTGATGATAGAAATAAACTGTGAAGATAATTGCATGATATTGTTAATGTCATAGATTACTTTGATATTCTGGGTTTACTAAATCCCGAGTTCTTTCATGAACTTTAATAAGTAGAATACAAGTTATCCCTCATGTTCCTTTCTCTCTCTCATTGTTTCTTTATTGCATCAGTGGATGATCTATGATGTTGTGTTTTCTCTTGCAGTGGTGAATTTGGGAATATTGCTGAGATGGCATTGAGAGCAGTGGTGGATACTGTGGTAGTAGATATGGGTGCTCAATCTGGAGGTGATCTATCGTCAGGAACACCTCTCGCGAAAGTTTTGGCAAGAGTTGCACAGATGGGGCCAACACTCCTTGGAGAATCAAGCAAATTCAGACAGATCATTCTAAATGTACCAGAAGTTGAGCTCTTTTTTACTCTCATATATTCACAGATGCAGATCTCATAGGCTAGAAACAGACACTAGTTCCTTTTTAAAGTGATTGTTCATTTCCTTACGGAGGCAGCAATGGAAAATATGCTAATCGCATTTTGGTTTTAAGTACTCAAAAGTCAGAAATTTGAAAGGCAATAATAGATAGAGATTAGGATTACTGCAGTGTGATTTATCTTTGTACTACTACGTTTCATCTATAATCTTTTGTTGTACTGTACCATCTAATATATTAGATATATGGTGTTTGTGGTACCAAATATGAAGTTGCATCTTCGTCGTCTCTGTTACATGCCTGATCAGCTGATAGTTCCATGTATTATCTTTCAGCTTAATGAGCATAAAATCTATCTATAATGAAGTAAAAACACAAGTACATTGGAGCATCTTGGAGATGGCAAATGAATCTCAGATCATGCTACTTGAACTAGAACCTCATAAGTTACAGAAAACTACAAGAACTAGTACGTAAAAGCTGATAACGAGTTACAATTGGTAGTTCCATGATCAAGAATCCTAACTGTCTCAGGAAGGACTGCACCATGATGAACTACAACTAAAACCCTAAACCCAACTGCAGCATTCTGTGTTGATTCAGATTAATTACTAAAAGTTTCTTCCCTCGTATGTCTTCCCCAGTTGCCAACCCTTCGGGACGACATTGTCCGACTGCACCATTCGACCATTCCTTGCGGTAACTTGGAAAGACAAGCTCTGCCCCTGTAACTTCGGCACTGTATCGCCGACTACCTGCCAGTTTACCCCCCAATTACGTTCCATTTGTATCCAATCAGTCCTTGAACTCTTTATCTTCACACCAACAACCTGTCC encodes the following:
- the LOC101313214 gene encoding guanine nucleotide-binding protein subunit beta-like protein-like; translated protein: MGSEGLVLKGTMRAHTDMVTAIAIPIDNSEMIVSASRDKSIILWQLNKDENSYGVPRRRLTGHSHFVQDVVLSSDGQFALSGSWDGELRLWDLAQGVSARRFVGHTKDVLSVAFSIDNRQIVSASRDRTIKLWNTLGECKYTIQEQDGHNDWVSCVRFSPNTLQPTIVSASWDRTVKVWNLTNCKLRNTLEGHNGYVNTVAVSPDGSLCASGGKDGVILLWDLAEGKRLYSLDAGAIIHALCFSPNRYWLCAATEQSIKIWDLESKSIVEDLKVDLKTEAEKTKETGTANKKKVIYCTSLNWSADGSTLFSGYTDGVIRVWGIGRF
- the LOC101313513 gene encoding peroxisome biogenesis protein 3-2-like isoform 2, which gives rise to MLSFRGFWRRHKRKVLVTTGVLGGGYLLYKLYNAHTQRLADLEAELAREQESSDDLLKAKMQAHFESIQSIADTTTLPHVMHYLSSRIAEELDTTDITERLMQMKGKSPEKLELWDRLKVISFTRMVLSLWAMTMLSLYIRVQVNILGRHLYIDTARGFGSSLIVEDAELIDRDDQQKFLASSDYLSTYGMPSLILHIQAAAIEVLNGKQLTDRFNTAVLRDTIMQILDKFMGTGSPHHWVNYLMPEDARWAELATAFSSDSTVLPDVTKFEQLTLETRSVISSGEFGNIAEMALRAVVDTVVVDMGAQSGGDLSSGTPLAKVLARVAQMGPTLLGESSKFRQIILNVPEVELFFTLIYSQMQIS
- the LOC101313513 gene encoding peroxisome biogenesis protein 3-2-like isoform 1, producing MPFVIRGFWRRHKRKVLVTTGVLGGGYLLYKLYNAHTQRLADLEAELAREQESSDDLLKAKMQAHFESIQSIADTTTLPHVMHYLSSRIAEELDTTDITERLMQMKGKSPEKLELWDRLKVISFTRMVLSLWAMTMLSLYIRVQVNILGRHLYIDTARGFGSSLIVEDAELIDRDDQQKFLASSDYLSTYGMPSLILHIQAAAIEVLNGKQLTDRFNTAVLRDTIMQILDKFMGTGSPHHWVNYLMPEDARWAELATAFSSDSTVLPDVTKFEQLTLETRSVISSGEFGNIAEMALRAVVDTVVVDMGAQSGGDLSSGTPLAKVLARVAQMGPTLLGESSKFRQIILNVPEVELFFTLIYSQMQIS